The following are from one region of the Methanobacterium sp. genome:
- a CDS encoding DUF6516 family protein gives MIISDYFKEVEQKIVETKIIAEKKIDYKEFSSDEGMIRGKLLFINGYVLEFMEYVCIGKERPKYRFNLMDKNGRIIFRYDNAPHHNHPNISTFPHHKHLPGEIEESKEKEFIEVLKEIETLALKI, from the coding sequence TTGATTATCTCTGATTACTTTAAGGAAGTTGAACAGAAAATAGTGGAAACGAAGATCATTGCAGAGAAAAAAATCGATTACAAAGAATTCAGCAGCGACGAGGGCATGATACGAGGCAAACTGCTTTTCATAAATGGATATGTACTTGAATTCATGGAATATGTATGCATTGGGAAAGAAAGACCAAAATACAGGTTCAATTTGATGGATAAAAATGGCAGAATAATTTTCAGATATGATAATGCACCTCACCATAATCACCCTAATATTTCGACCTTTCCTCATCATAAACATCTTCCTGGAGAGATCGAAGAATCAAAGGAGAAAGAGTTCATTGAGGTTCTAAAAGAGATTGAAACGTTGGCGTTAAAAATTTAA
- a CDS encoding glycosyltransferase family 2 protein has protein sequence MTEITVILPAYNEEVSIGSMIIGAKKHADNVIVIDDGSADNTAEIARLAGAEVIKHSSNQGKGAALKTGFKAVGDTDIIVTMDSDGQHNPGDIKKLVSPIENGEADLVNGSRYLNGKKSDTPSYRRIGQTVLDKATNIGSGLDITDSQSGFRAFAAHTIPAFTFYSSNFGIESEMLMDAANAGLRIKEVEIGVRYDVDSSTKGPVSHGLEVLMKIINEIEFKRPLYYFTLPGIIIIVTGLVLGLNFFGEYLARTTTSIAPTILAILLTCCGGFLALTGIILDSISRMFFRLTQKYPDGLKETGFSVHLNRSRKSGK, from the coding sequence ATGACTGAAATAACTGTTATATTACCAGCATATAATGAAGAAGTTTCAATAGGCAGTATGATAATCGGTGCTAAAAAGCATGCAGATAATGTAATTGTCATTGATGACGGTAGCGCAGATAATACTGCAGAAATAGCCCGACTTGCAGGTGCTGAAGTGATAAAACACTCTTCCAATCAGGGAAAGGGCGCTGCACTTAAAACCGGTTTTAAAGCTGTTGGAGATACAGATATAATAGTAACCATGGACTCTGATGGGCAGCACAATCCTGGAGATATAAAGAAACTGGTTTCACCCATAGAAAACGGTGAAGCTGATCTTGTAAACGGCAGCAGGTACTTAAACGGAAAAAAGAGTGATACTCCATCCTATAGAAGAATTGGTCAGACAGTGCTGGATAAGGCCACCAATATTGGAAGTGGATTAGATATCACCGACAGTCAAAGCGGATTTAGAGCGTTTGCAGCCCATACCATACCCGCATTCACATTTTATTCTTCTAATTTTGGTATTGAAAGCGAAATGCTGATGGATGCGGCAAATGCAGGGCTGCGCATAAAAGAGGTTGAAATTGGAGTACGCTACGATGTTGATAGTTCCACTAAAGGTCCTGTAAGCCATGGATTAGAAGTTTTAATGAAAATAATAAATGAAATTGAATTTAAAAGGCCTTTATATTACTTCACGTTACCTGGAATTATAATAATCGTCACTGGACTGGTTTTAGGACTCAACTTCTTTGGAGAGTATCTGGCAAGGACAACCACAAGCATTGCACCCACAATTCTTGCAATTCTCCTAACCTGCTGCGGCGGATTTCTGGCGCTTACTGGAATAATTTTAGATTCAATATCCCGTATGTTTTTCAGATTAACCCAAAAATATCCTGATGGTTTAAAAGAGACAGGCTTCAGTGTGCATTTAAATAGAAGCAGAAAATCAGGAAAATAA
- a CDS encoding MTH1187 family thiamine-binding protein: MITAELTVIPIGTQDTSISKYVAAAVSILDQMGMKYKITGMGTSIETDDSDKLFDAIKAVHEAVFKEGAMRVATHLKIDDRRDVEKTMDEKVKSVEEKLSL; encoded by the coding sequence ATGATAACTGCAGAACTCACCGTAATTCCCATTGGAACTCAGGATACAAGTATAAGCAAATATGTGGCTGCTGCTGTGTCAATATTAGATCAAATGGGGATGAAATATAAAATAACTGGAATGGGAACTTCCATAGAAACAGATGACTCTGATAAACTTTTTGATGCTATTAAAGCTGTCCATGAAGCCGTATTTAAAGAAGGGGCAATGAGAGTTGCAACTCACCTGAAAATAGATGATAGGCGTGATGTTGAAAAAACAATGGACGAAAAAGTGAAATCAGTTGAGGAAAAACTTTCCTTATAA
- a CDS encoding TIGR00269 family protein: protein MITKDDFNKKIENRVTKTIEEYKLLEEGDKIAVALSGGKDSILTLHILNKLKNKFNIDLVAITIDEGISGYRNEGVKIARQNAEETDIKLIEKSFLDEFNFSLDQIFNNYKSACIPCGVFRRYLLNRTAYEAGASKIATGHNMDDEIQSFIMSFGRADFRRFAKFGPKLDAIHPKLIPRIKPLWKVSEKDVGTWAVLNNINVHFAECPYSYMSARSKIKEFLNKMESMRKGTKTNILKSFDKSFQFKKMAANLYECEVCGEPSSLNICKACEMLDKINQLLLKD, encoded by the coding sequence ATGATTACAAAGGACGACTTCAACAAAAAAATAGAAAATAGAGTAACAAAAACAATTGAAGAATATAAACTGCTTGAAGAAGGTGATAAGATAGCGGTAGCTCTATCTGGTGGAAAAGATAGTATTCTAACCCTCCATATCCTGAATAAACTCAAAAATAAGTTTAATATTGATTTAGTAGCTATAACTATTGATGAAGGTATTTCCGGATACAGAAATGAAGGGGTAAAAATAGCAAGGCAGAATGCAGAAGAAACAGACATTAAATTAATTGAAAAGTCTTTTCTTGATGAATTCAATTTTAGCCTTGACCAGATCTTCAATAATTACAAAAGTGCATGCATACCATGCGGCGTTTTTAGAAGATACCTGCTGAATAGAACTGCATACGAAGCTGGTGCAAGTAAAATTGCAACTGGTCACAATATGGATGATGAAATACAGTCATTTATTATGAGTTTTGGAAGGGCAGATTTTAGAAGGTTTGCAAAGTTTGGACCTAAACTGGATGCAATTCATCCAAAGCTCATTCCGCGAATAAAACCGCTCTGGAAAGTATCTGAAAAAGATGTTGGAACATGGGCAGTGTTAAATAACATTAACGTGCATTTTGCAGAGTGTCCGTACTCCTATATGTCTGCAAGATCTAAAATTAAGGAATTTTTAAATAAAATGGAGTCAATGCGGAAAGGAACCAAAACAAATATACTTAAATCCTTTGATAAATCATTTCAATTTAAAAAAATGGCTGCAAATTTGTATGAATGTGAAGTTTGTGGCGAACCATCATCCTTGAATATCTGCAAAGCGTGTGAAATGCTTGATAAGATAAACCAACTTCTTTTAAAGGATTAA
- a CDS encoding tetratricopeptide repeat protein — protein MDKEAKLAFDMGSRYYIEGKLEEALSYYTRALELFQKTDNLQKEADILLEIGDIQVELGDIDNAHSNYEKSLNLFNQIHDYAGAGYSLAGIGIIAEKYKKYEEARDYYEKAIKMFQKAKDYVRAGIVSNLIANTYEMQDALEDALVDYERSLELFAKVKDHSREAEIYGAMSKIEKRRYKYKSSKKDLIILTGYLSALIAAELTITFFNMELGLVAETVILFALLFHSSLIESYNISNLLRSMMVLPMIRIVGLSLPIMQIPPLYWFLVISIPLFAASYVLIREQRLNRKKVGLILGNIPVQLIIGLSGLLLGFIEFLILKPQPLISTFSLVPLVTGIIIITISTGLAEELLFRGIIQRNAENMFGGAFGLLYASLLFTALHIGWHSFLDLVFVFIVSMFYGYMFQKTGSIFGITLAHGISNSVLFLVMPFVVFHFPF, from the coding sequence ATGGATAAAGAAGCTAAGTTAGCATTTGACATGGGATCCAGGTATTACATTGAGGGAAAACTTGAAGAAGCTCTTTCATATTACACCCGGGCGCTGGAACTATTTCAAAAAACGGATAATCTGCAAAAAGAAGCAGATATACTTCTTGAAATTGGAGATATTCAGGTAGAATTAGGTGATATTGATAATGCTCATTCAAACTATGAAAAATCACTGAATCTGTTCAATCAAATCCATGACTATGCTGGTGCAGGCTATTCCTTAGCAGGCATTGGTATAATAGCTGAAAAATATAAAAAGTATGAAGAAGCCAGGGATTACTACGAAAAAGCTATTAAAATGTTTCAAAAGGCCAAAGATTACGTAAGGGCGGGAATAGTATCTAACCTGATAGCAAATACCTATGAAATGCAGGATGCACTTGAAGATGCTTTGGTAGATTATGAAAGGTCACTGGAACTGTTTGCCAAAGTTAAAGACCATTCAAGGGAAGCTGAAATATATGGTGCCATGAGTAAAATTGAAAAGAGAAGATACAAATACAAGTCCTCTAAAAAAGATTTAATTATTTTAACAGGATATCTCTCTGCACTTATTGCAGCTGAGTTAACAATAACCTTTTTCAACATGGAATTGGGGCTTGTAGCAGAAACTGTCATATTATTTGCTTTATTATTCCACTCATCATTAATTGAATCCTACAATATTTCCAATCTTTTAAGATCAATGATGGTTCTTCCAATGATACGGATTGTAGGGTTATCATTACCTATCATGCAGATACCTCCCCTTTACTGGTTCCTCGTAATATCAATACCATTATTTGCTGCATCATATGTTCTAATACGGGAACAGAGACTTAACAGGAAAAAGGTCGGTTTGATTTTAGGTAATATTCCAGTACAGCTAATCATTGGGTTAAGTGGGTTATTATTAGGATTTATTGAATTTTTAATTCTTAAACCGCAACCCCTTATTTCAACATTTAGCCTGGTACCGCTTGTTACTGGAATTATAATAATTACCATATCCACAGGACTTGCAGAAGAATTACTCTTTAGAGGAATAATTCAAAGAAATGCTGAGAACATGTTTGGAGGAGCATTTGGATTGTTATATGCTTCATTATTATTTACAGCTCTTCACATAGGCTGGCATTCATTTTTAGATCTTGTATTTGTATTTATAGTGTCTATGTTCTATGGTTACATGTTCCAGAAAACAGGGAGTATATTTGGAATAACTTTAGCTCATGGCATATCTAATTCTGTGCTGTTTCTGGTAATGCCTTTTGTAGTATTCCACTTTCCATTTTAA
- a CDS encoding DUF86 domain-containing protein, whose protein sequence is MGRETNVSHASKSFLSHIYKSFYELLRMEFAIQNVFDICAIINADLELGIPADDKEILDNLVENKVLSNEMKEKLKLMKGFRNILVSLKKHTP, encoded by the coding sequence TTGGGCAGAGAAACGAATGTTTCTCATGCATCAAAAAGCTTTTTAAGCCATATTTACAAATCATTTTACGAACTACTGAGAATGGAATTTGCAATCCAAAATGTTTTCGATATATGCGCCATAATAAATGCTGACCTTGAACTTGGAATCCCTGCAGATGATAAAGAGATATTAGATAATCTGGTTGAAAACAAAGTTTTAAGCAACGAAATGAAAGAAAAGCTAAAGCTAATGAAAGGCTTTAGAAATATACTTGTGTCTTTAAAAAAGCACACCCCTTAA
- a CDS encoding phosphomannomutase: MSKYVHDIRGIVNLEITNGFASHLGTVIGNYVGKEKSVVVGRDFSVSSQMIKRSLTTGLMAAGVNVIDFGVAPIPVIHYNMDLYNATVMIAITASHLRPEDVNIKIFSDHKIPLEQRHGEKAPWNQIGKLKYVHDYIDNYIGAVLQNTDTEMIRKKCFMIVADCEKGPSMPITPEILDKLACHTVVVESKDINIESAFPEPNPERLSIVSDLTVTLGTNMGIVLDNDQDRVIFIDEKGNIVRDQTVLGIFAKNALEESPNGTVVSSVVASLSLDDIVSKYNGRLLKTSVNNVLKGVVEENAIFGGDEPGMYSFPQFHQCFDGIFSVVKMLEILARHNTTLSKLALEISEYPRTVFTIGCEHEEKMKVIDTIENSFQSKGKISTVDGIRVDLEDSFILIRPSRFEPLIRVYVESKDHAKLQELTTDVKKLIENV; this comes from the coding sequence TTGTCTAAATATGTCCATGACATAAGGGGAATCGTTAATTTGGAGATCACCAATGGATTTGCCTCACATTTAGGAACAGTCATTGGTAATTATGTTGGAAAGGAAAAAAGTGTTGTAGTTGGTAGGGATTTCAGTGTCTCCTCCCAGATGATTAAAAGATCATTAACCACAGGATTGATGGCCGCAGGAGTTAATGTAATTGATTTTGGAGTGGCCCCAATACCAGTTATACACTACAATATGGATTTATATAATGCTACGGTGATGATAGCAATCACTGCGTCACATCTTCGTCCTGAAGATGTGAATATTAAGATATTCAGTGATCATAAAATTCCTTTAGAACAAAGACATGGTGAAAAGGCTCCCTGGAATCAGATAGGTAAACTCAAATATGTTCATGACTACATCGATAATTATATAGGCGCAGTTCTTCAAAACACAGATACCGAAATGATAAGGAAAAAATGCTTCATGATAGTGGCTGACTGTGAAAAGGGACCATCCATGCCCATTACTCCAGAAATACTGGATAAATTAGCATGCCATACTGTAGTTGTAGAATCTAAAGATATTAATATAGAATCTGCTTTTCCAGAACCAAATCCTGAGCGTCTATCCATTGTATCTGACCTTACTGTTACTTTAGGGACTAATATGGGCATAGTCCTGGATAATGATCAGGATCGGGTTATTTTCATTGACGAGAAGGGGAATATAGTTCGAGATCAGACTGTACTTGGCATATTTGCCAAAAATGCACTGGAAGAATCACCAAATGGCACTGTAGTATCTTCAGTTGTTGCTTCTCTTTCTCTTGACGATATAGTATCAAAATATAATGGTAGATTATTGAAAACTTCTGTTAATAATGTGTTGAAGGGTGTTGTAGAGGAAAATGCCATTTTTGGCGGTGACGAACCTGGAATGTATAGTTTTCCCCAGTTTCATCAGTGCTTTGATGGAATATTTTCAGTGGTTAAAATGTTGGAAATCCTGGCCAGGCATAATACTACCCTTTCTAAGCTGGCCCTGGAAATATCAGAGTATCCGCGAACAGTTTTTACCATAGGGTGTGAACATGAGGAAAAAATGAAGGTTATTGATACTATTGAAAACAGCTTCCAATCAAAAGGTAAAATAAGCACTGTTGATGGTATAAGGGTTGATTTAGAGGATTCGTTCATACTGATAAGGCCGTCACGATTCGAACCTTTAATTAGAGTTTATGTGGAATCTAAGGACCATGCAAAGTTGCAGGAATTAACTACAGATGTCAAAAAGTTGATTGAAAATGTTTAA
- a CDS encoding NDP-sugar synthase produces the protein MAGGKGTRIRPLTLIRPKPMVPVANRPLMDYVIEKVKNAGYKDIILTLNYLQSQIKRDVQKKYRGLNITYSVEKHPMGTAGGVKKAGRHVDDTFFVLSGDVLVNVDLNKLLKFHREKKAIATMVLTPVDDPTHFGIAVMDDNNKIINFLEKPSPGEVFSNVANTGTYIFEPEILDYIDTGKREVDFSHDIFPILIEEEAGIYGYKFNGYWNDVGRPETFLQANYDVLNQEIAPQPPGEKIEESVDRLGDIWIGENVHIDEKVRINGPVTIGDNCVIEKGCKIGKNTVIGKNVHIEKNTNIKGSVLFSNSIIHANSHLKDCIVDTHCVIDRGSIIESGAILGNMVRIGFKSVVKSSRSITRKTKISRDSIIDTDYSLTAE, from the coding sequence ATGGCTGGTGGAAAGGGAACAAGAATACGTCCATTAACACTGATTCGCCCTAAACCAATGGTTCCAGTAGCTAACCGTCCCCTTATGGACTATGTGATTGAAAAAGTAAAAAACGCAGGATATAAAGATATTATTTTAACTTTAAATTACTTACAGAGTCAGATTAAAAGAGATGTCCAGAAAAAATACAGAGGACTTAACATAACATATTCTGTAGAAAAACATCCTATGGGTACTGCAGGCGGTGTAAAAAAAGCTGGAAGGCATGTGGATGACACTTTTTTTGTTTTAAGTGGTGATGTACTGGTTAATGTAGATTTAAACAAATTATTAAAGTTTCACCGGGAAAAAAAGGCCATAGCCACCATGGTATTAACACCTGTAGATGATCCAACTCATTTTGGAATTGCAGTTATGGATGATAACAACAAAATCATTAATTTTCTGGAGAAGCCGTCCCCTGGTGAAGTATTCAGTAATGTTGCAAATACTGGTACTTACATTTTTGAACCAGAGATACTTGATTATATAGACACTGGAAAAAGAGAGGTTGATTTTTCCCATGATATATTCCCTATTTTAATTGAGGAAGAAGCAGGTATCTATGGATACAAATTCAATGGATACTGGAACGATGTTGGAAGGCCAGAAACATTTCTTCAAGCCAACTATGATGTTTTAAACCAGGAAATAGCCCCGCAACCTCCTGGAGAAAAAATCGAAGAAAGTGTGGACAGATTAGGAGACATATGGATAGGTGAAAATGTCCATATTGATGAAAAAGTGAGGATAAATGGACCTGTGACTATAGGAGACAACTGTGTAATTGAAAAGGGCTGTAAAATAGGTAAAAACACAGTTATTGGAAAAAATGTGCATATAGAAAAAAATACAAACATTAAAGGTTCAGTGCTATTTTCAAACAGTATTATACATGCCAATTCTCATCTGAAAGATTGCATTGTTGATACTCACTGTGTAATTGATAGGGGCAGTATAATTGAAAGTGGAGCCATCCTCGGAAACATGGTGCGCATTGGTTTTAAAAGTGTGGTAAAATCCTCAAGATCCATAACTCGTAAAACAAAGATTTCACGTGATTCAATCATAGATACTGATTATTCACTAACCGCCGAATAA